From one Cupriavidus sp. P-10 genomic stretch:
- a CDS encoding efflux RND transporter permease subunit has protein sequence MISRIVSFALHQKLFVWLGLLIFVGGGLAAFKNLPIEAFPDVSDIQVNVITLYPGRAAEEVERQVTIPIETALAGTPNAVRVFSHTQFGLSFMMVTFNDKATDVTARQQILERLRSVDLPDGVHPDLAPLSTAIGEIFRFRLTGKGYTPQELRTLQDWVVEKNLRQVPGVADLVTIGGTIKQYEVNPNLARMRDARISLSQLFTALQRANANAGGGAVAHGRQQFLLRSLGSFRTSADIANVVVAENNGTPILVKDIADVKVGSAPPQGLMGQDDENDIVSGIVVMRKGENPSAVLEALKAKIELLDDQILPKGVKIVPYYDRSTLIDKTLHTVFGNLVEGALLVMAVLYLFLANVRAAAIVALIIPLALMSTFIGLTWVGIPANLLSLGAMDFGIIVDGAVIVVENIFKRLGELKEQQIKDSKARLHAILQATTEVGRPTVFSMVIIIAAHVPIFTLQRHEGKIFAPMAYTVTGALIGSLILSLTLVPLLCHLLLTKNIAHDDNFLVRHCKRLYEPMLAWALDHKKMVIGTALGLLVATVGVGKFLGSEFLPELDEGSMWVSFDLPASVSIDEARDQARLLRSVIRKTQEVNSTISKVGRPDDGTDPKLINTVEILVDLKPEKQWRDGFNKRAIIGEIDKNLRQLPGIEPNFSQPVRDNILESISQIKGQIVIKVQSDSLEQNKKVADQILANVQSVKGVMRAFIDRDGELPQYVLEFDRAQAARYGINVADVQDLMETALAGKAATELWEGERHFSVAVRLKPSERELPNLPNIFMQTADGAQVPLSQLVTFRAASGAMNISRENGQRTTSIGIFIRDRDMGSVVKDMQALVKKNVKADDVKISWSGEFENQERAMARLAIVVPLSVLMIFLLLFNAFKSFKSATLIISNIPFALIGGVFALFLTGIPLSVSAAIGFIALFGQAVLNGVVMVTYFNQLRDEGMPVRQAVLTGSMDRLRTVLMTALLAMLGLFPMAISRAIGSETQRPLAIVIIGGLITATVLTLIVLPTLYEWMVGRNWPDEEGEATDENKLTPSISG, from the coding sequence ATGATCTCTCGCATCGTCAGCTTTGCCCTGCACCAGAAGCTCTTTGTCTGGCTGGGGCTGCTAATCTTCGTCGGCGGCGGCCTGGCCGCGTTCAAGAACCTGCCCATCGAGGCCTTCCCCGACGTTTCCGACATCCAGGTCAACGTCATCACGCTGTACCCCGGCCGCGCCGCGGAAGAAGTCGAGCGGCAGGTCACCATCCCGATCGAGACCGCGCTGGCCGGCACGCCGAATGCGGTGCGGGTGTTCTCGCACACCCAGTTCGGCCTGTCGTTCATGATGGTGACCTTCAATGACAAGGCTACCGACGTGACCGCGCGCCAGCAGATCCTGGAGCGGCTGCGCAGCGTCGACCTGCCCGACGGCGTGCATCCGGACCTGGCGCCGCTGTCCACCGCGATCGGCGAGATCTTCCGTTTCCGCCTGACCGGCAAGGGCTATACGCCGCAGGAACTGCGCACGCTGCAGGACTGGGTGGTGGAGAAGAACCTGCGCCAGGTGCCGGGCGTGGCCGACCTGGTGACGATCGGCGGCACTATCAAGCAGTACGAAGTCAACCCCAACCTGGCGCGCATGCGCGACGCCAGGATCTCGCTGTCGCAGCTGTTCACGGCGCTGCAGCGCGCCAATGCCAACGCCGGCGGTGGCGCGGTCGCGCACGGGCGCCAGCAGTTCCTGCTGCGCTCGCTGGGCAGCTTCCGCACCTCGGCCGATATCGCCAACGTGGTGGTGGCCGAGAACAACGGCACGCCGATCCTGGTCAAGGACATCGCCGACGTGAAGGTCGGCAGCGCGCCGCCGCAGGGCCTGATGGGCCAGGACGACGAGAACGATATCGTCTCGGGCATCGTGGTGATGCGCAAGGGCGAGAACCCTTCCGCAGTGCTGGAAGCATTGAAGGCGAAGATCGAACTGCTGGACGACCAGATCCTGCCCAAGGGCGTGAAGATCGTGCCGTACTACGACCGCTCCACGCTGATCGACAAGACCCTGCACACGGTGTTCGGCAACCTGGTGGAAGGCGCGCTGCTGGTAATGGCGGTGCTGTACCTGTTCCTGGCCAATGTGCGCGCCGCCGCCATCGTGGCGCTGATCATTCCGCTGGCGCTGATGTCGACCTTCATCGGGCTGACGTGGGTGGGCATCCCGGCCAACCTGCTGTCTTTGGGTGCGATGGACTTCGGTATCATCGTCGATGGCGCGGTGATCGTGGTCGAGAACATCTTCAAGCGGCTGGGCGAGCTCAAGGAGCAGCAGATCAAGGACAGCAAGGCGCGCCTGCATGCCATCCTGCAGGCCACCACGGAGGTAGGCCGTCCGACCGTGTTCTCGATGGTCATCATCATCGCCGCGCACGTCCCGATCTTCACGCTGCAGCGGCACGAGGGCAAGATCTTCGCGCCGATGGCCTACACGGTGACGGGGGCGCTGATCGGGTCCCTGATCCTCTCGCTGACACTGGTGCCGCTGCTGTGCCACCTGTTGCTCACGAAGAATATCGCGCACGACGACAACTTCCTGGTGCGTCACTGCAAGCGGCTCTATGAGCCGATGCTGGCCTGGGCGCTGGACCACAAGAAGATGGTGATCGGCACGGCCCTGGGCCTGCTGGTGGCGACCGTAGGCGTGGGCAAGTTCCTCGGCAGCGAATTCCTGCCTGAACTGGACGAAGGCTCGATGTGGGTCAGCTTCGACCTGCCGGCCTCAGTCTCGATCGACGAGGCGCGCGACCAGGCGCGGCTGCTGCGCAGCGTCATCCGCAAGACGCAGGAGGTCAACTCCACCATCTCCAAGGTGGGCCGCCCCGACGACGGCACCGACCCCAAGCTGATCAACACCGTCGAGATCCTGGTCGACCTCAAGCCGGAGAAGCAATGGCGCGATGGCTTCAACAAGCGCGCCATCATTGGCGAGATCGACAAGAACCTGCGCCAGCTCCCCGGCATCGAGCCCAATTTCTCGCAGCCGGTGCGCGACAACATCCTGGAAAGCATCTCGCAGATCAAGGGCCAGATCGTGATCAAGGTGCAGAGCGACAGCCTTGAGCAGAACAAGAAGGTGGCCGACCAGATCCTGGCCAACGTGCAGTCGGTCAAGGGCGTGATGCGCGCCTTTATCGACCGCGACGGCGAGCTGCCGCAATACGTGCTGGAGTTCGACCGCGCCCAGGCGGCACGCTACGGCATCAACGTGGCGGACGTGCAGGACCTGATGGAAACCGCGCTGGCCGGCAAGGCCGCCACCGAGCTGTGGGAAGGCGAGCGCCACTTCAGCGTGGCGGTGCGCCTGAAGCCGTCGGAGCGCGAGCTGCCCAACCTGCCCAATATCTTCATGCAGACGGCCGACGGCGCGCAGGTGCCGCTGTCGCAACTGGTGACGTTCCGCGCGGCGTCGGGCGCGATGAACATCAGCCGCGAGAACGGCCAGCGCACCACCTCGATCGGCATCTTTATCCGCGACCGCGACATGGGCAGCGTAGTCAAGGACATGCAGGCGCTGGTGAAGAAGAACGTCAAGGCCGACGACGTCAAGATCAGCTGGTCGGGCGAGTTCGAGAACCAGGAGCGCGCCATGGCGCGGCTGGCGATCGTGGTGCCGCTGTCGGTGCTGATGATCTTCCTGCTGCTGTTCAACGCGTTCAAGTCGTTCAAGAGCGCCACGCTGATCATCTCGAACATCCCGTTCGCGCTGATCGGCGGCGTGTTCGCGCTGTTCCTGACCGGCATCCCGCTGTCGGTGTCGGCAGCGATCGGCTTTATCGCGCTGTTTGGCCAGGCCGTGCTTAACGGCGTGGTGATGGTGACCTACTTCAACCAGCTGCGCGATGAAGGCATGCCGGTGCGGCAGGCGGTGCTGACTGGTTCGATGGACCGGCTGCGCACGGTGTTGATGACCGCGCTGCTGGCGATGCTGGGCCTGTTCCCGATGGCGATCTCGCGGGCGATCGGCTCGGAGACGCAGCGCCCGCTGGCGATCGTCATCATCGGCGGGCTGATCACGGCCACGGTGCTGACGCTGATCGTGCTGCCGACGCTGTACGAATGGATGGTCGGCCGCAACTGGCCGGACGAAGAGGGCGAAGCGACTGACGAGAACAAGCTGACGCCGTCGATTTCGGGCTGA
- a CDS encoding CsbD family protein — protein MNWDQIEGKWEQAKGKVKEKWGKLTDDDIAQINGKRDQLAGRIQERYGYTKERTEEEMKAWENDSRW, from the coding sequence ATGAACTGGGACCAGATCGAAGGCAAGTGGGAACAAGCCAAGGGCAAGGTCAAGGAAAAGTGGGGCAAGCTCACCGACGATGACATCGCGCAGATCAACGGCAAGCGCGACCAGCTCGCCGGCCGCATCCAGGAGCGCTATGGCTATACCAAGGAGCGCACCGAGGAAGAAATGAAGGCGTGGGAGAACGACTCCCGCTGGTAA
- a CDS encoding acetolactate synthase large subunit produces the protein MNGAESLVKTLLANGVDTCFANPGTSEMHFVAALDRIPGMRCVLGLFEGVVTGAADGYARMADKPAATLLHCGPGLANGLANLHNAKRAQTPVVNIIGDQATYHRPLDAPLTADTEGWARPVSVWTRTATHAESVGADAAAAVQAARAAPGGVASLILPSDVCWDAGGVVAGALQPLPVPRVAPDAVQQAARVLRSGQPVLIVLAGSALREAPLADAHRIAAATGARLITPMSNARVARGRGRLAVERVPYSGDAARDKLAGIRHVILVGAPAPVTFFAYPGKSARPYPEDAVLHVLARPEEDLAEALARLADEVGARNAPLPATVAPAPAEPARGAVTSEAVARTLSALLPEQAIVVEESVSFGRAFYPGTVHAPPHDWLQLTGGAIGDGLPLAVGAAVAAPDRRVVSLQADGSAMYTLQSLWTMARERLDVTVVLLANRKYAILLGELAGVGANPGKTALDMLDIGNPDLDWVKLANGMGVEGARAKDMETFADLFRTANGRKGPFLIELVI, from the coding sequence ATGAACGGCGCCGAAAGCCTGGTCAAGACCCTGCTGGCCAACGGCGTGGACACCTGTTTTGCCAACCCCGGCACCAGCGAGATGCATTTCGTCGCGGCGCTCGACCGGATTCCGGGCATGCGCTGCGTGCTGGGCCTCTTCGAAGGCGTGGTCACCGGCGCCGCCGACGGCTATGCGCGCATGGCAGACAAGCCCGCCGCCACGCTGCTGCATTGCGGCCCGGGCCTGGCCAACGGCCTGGCCAACCTCCACAACGCAAAGCGCGCACAGACGCCGGTGGTCAATATCATCGGCGACCAGGCCACCTACCACCGGCCGCTGGATGCGCCGCTGACCGCCGATACCGAGGGCTGGGCCCGCCCTGTTTCGGTATGGACGCGTACCGCCACGCATGCCGAGTCGGTCGGCGCCGATGCCGCGGCCGCGGTGCAGGCCGCACGCGCCGCCCCGGGCGGCGTCGCCAGCCTGATCCTGCCGTCGGACGTCTGCTGGGACGCGGGTGGCGTGGTCGCCGGCGCGCTGCAGCCGCTGCCGGTGCCCCGGGTCGCGCCCGACGCCGTGCAACAGGCCGCGCGCGTGCTGCGCTCAGGCCAGCCGGTGCTGATCGTGCTGGCGGGCAGCGCGCTGCGCGAAGCGCCGCTGGCCGATGCCCACCGCATCGCCGCCGCCACCGGCGCGCGGCTGATCACGCCGATGTCCAACGCACGCGTAGCGCGGGGCCGCGGCCGCCTGGCAGTCGAGCGCGTGCCGTATTCCGGCGACGCCGCGCGCGACAAGCTGGCCGGCATCCGCCATGTGATCCTGGTCGGCGCGCCGGCACCGGTGACCTTCTTCGCCTACCCGGGCAAGTCGGCGCGCCCCTATCCGGAAGATGCGGTGCTGCATGTGCTGGCACGGCCCGAAGAAGATCTGGCCGAAGCCCTGGCCCGGCTGGCGGACGAAGTTGGCGCCCGCAATGCACCGCTGCCGGCAACGGTTGCGCCGGCGCCGGCCGAGCCCGCGCGCGGCGCGGTCACTTCCGAAGCCGTAGCACGCACCCTCAGCGCGTTGCTGCCCGAGCAGGCCATCGTGGTCGAGGAAAGCGTCAGCTTCGGCCGCGCCTTCTATCCCGGCACGGTCCACGCGCCCCCGCATGACTGGCTGCAGCTGACCGGCGGTGCCATCGGCGACGGCCTGCCGCTGGCAGTCGGCGCGGCGGTCGCGGCGCCGGACCGGCGCGTGGTGTCGCTGCAGGCCGATGGCTCGGCCATGTACACGCTGCAGTCGCTGTGGACCATGGCGCGCGAACGGCTCGACGTCACCGTGGTGCTGCTCGCCAACCGCAAGTACGCAATCCTGCTGGGCGAACTGGCTGGGGTTGGGGCGAATCCGGGCAAGACCGCGCTGGACATGCTGGACATCGGCAATCCGGACCTGGACTGGGTCAAGCTGGCCAACGGCATGGGCGTGGAAGGGGCGCGGGCGAAGGATATGGAGACATTCGCCGACTTGTTCCGGACGGCAAACGGACGGAAGGGCCCATTCCTGATCGAGCTGGTGATCTGA
- a CDS encoding sensor histidine kinase — translation MYAALPAFVSSIFLGYGLYVLVTKGVTRVSASFFLLCVTTFAWQGTWVFLFQATHPDVALLLARLGYLFILFLPTTFYHFIAEVTERRQERPLLLASYALSLVLAVLLLTTGQVISGYYTYFFGDYPKAGPLHPLHLAQTALVALRSAWILAEARRNAAAERRKRYNLCLVAVALYSLAAVDYLVNYGVAFYPPGVVFVAASLGILAVSVVRYDLMHPYSLAATVAHEVRTPLATIRMQAQELARTWPQVLQGYQLAVEQGLCEDRMRPGQLERVSSLVGAITREVDGTSTVIDMALASVTLERLDRSTFAPHGIADCVHAALERYPFQGDERGCVQVRGIDAGWRFVGSDTLLVYVLFNLIKNALHAIRATGGGHIDITGATEGQYHVIRFRDSGPGIAADVLPRIFEPFFSTKAHGLGAGLGLAFCRRVIETFGGRIECESLPTVHTTFTLRLPRFTAMADSQLRTSTAG, via the coding sequence ATGTACGCTGCCCTGCCTGCCTTCGTCTCGTCCATCTTCCTCGGTTACGGCCTCTATGTGCTGGTGACCAAGGGCGTCACGCGCGTATCGGCATCGTTCTTCCTGCTGTGCGTGACCACCTTTGCCTGGCAGGGCACCTGGGTCTTCCTGTTCCAGGCGACGCATCCCGACGTGGCGCTGCTGCTGGCCCGTTTGGGTTACCTGTTCATCCTGTTCCTGCCGACGACGTTCTACCACTTCATCGCCGAAGTGACCGAGCGCCGCCAGGAGCGGCCGCTGCTGCTGGCGTCCTATGCGCTCAGCCTGGTGCTGGCGGTGCTGCTTCTGACTACCGGGCAGGTGATATCGGGTTACTACACGTATTTCTTCGGCGACTATCCCAAGGCCGGGCCGCTGCATCCGCTGCACCTGGCGCAGACCGCGCTGGTCGCGCTGCGCAGTGCCTGGATCCTGGCCGAGGCCCGCCGCAACGCTGCCGCCGAACGCCGCAAGCGCTACAACCTGTGCCTGGTCGCGGTGGCGCTGTACTCGCTGGCGGCGGTCGACTACCTGGTCAACTACGGCGTGGCCTTCTACCCGCCGGGCGTGGTGTTCGTGGCGGCGAGCCTGGGCATCCTCGCCGTCAGCGTGGTGCGCTACGACCTGATGCATCCGTATTCGCTGGCGGCCACGGTCGCGCATGAAGTGCGCACGCCGCTGGCGACCATCCGCATGCAGGCGCAGGAACTGGCGCGTACCTGGCCACAGGTGCTGCAGGGCTACCAGCTGGCGGTCGAGCAGGGACTGTGCGAAGACCGCATGCGTCCCGGGCAGCTCGAGCGCGTGTCGAGCCTGGTTGGCGCGATCACGCGCGAGGTCGACGGCACCAGTACCGTAATCGACATGGCGCTGGCCTCGGTCACGCTCGAGCGGCTGGACCGCAGCACCTTCGCGCCGCACGGCATCGCCGACTGCGTCCACGCCGCGCTGGAGCGCTACCCGTTCCAGGGCGACGAACGTGGCTGCGTGCAAGTGCGCGGCATCGACGCCGGCTGGCGGTTTGTCGGTTCCGACACGCTGCTGGTCTATGTGCTGTTCAACCTGATCAAGAATGCGCTGCACGCGATCCGCGCCACCGGCGGCGGGCACATCGACATCACCGGTGCGACCGAAGGGCAGTACCACGTGATCCGCTTCCGCGACTCCGGCCCCGGCATCGCGGCCGACGTGCTGCCGCGCATCTTCGAGCCGTTTTTCTCGACCAAGGCGCATGGCCTGGGCGCCGGCCTCGGGCTGGCGTTTTGCCGGCGCGTGATCGAGACCTTCGGCGGCCGCATCGAGTGCGAATCGCTGCCCACGGTGCACACCACCTTCACGCTGCGGCTGCCGCGTTTCACCGCCATGGCCGACAGCCAGCTGCGCACCAGCACCGCCGGCTGA
- a CDS encoding efflux RND transporter periplasmic adaptor subunit: MFRRTSCTHRPRSTAVPARLSSVCAVALCALVLAACGKSEPPKPDDDPKVSGNTIQFPASVKSLPGITGEPARSGGERMLNLPGRLVWNEDKTVRVSTPFAGRVTEVLVQPGATVKAGQPLASLTSPDFGVAQADARKAAADSAVAAKALARQRELYGAGVIAQKELEQSQADAARAAADLQRTQAALRQYGAAAGSDGVNQRFALRSPIDGLVVERNINQGMELRPDQPPAAPLFLITDPTTLWAQVDAAESDLSLFRDGVIVQVVTAAYPGETFTGTVVKIADYVDPTARSIKVRLSVPNPGRRLKAEMFVTARMPAASFEGIAVPSKAVFLADNRNYVFVRTAPNTFERRQVRVGVTMPGTTELLEGVKEAETVVTEGNLYLQDILRDATALNAASAARAADKK, from the coding sequence ATGTTCCGCCGCACGTCCTGCACCCATCGCCCGCGTTCCACCGCCGTGCCCGCACGGCTGTCTTCCGTCTGCGCCGTGGCGCTGTGCGCGCTGGTGCTCGCCGCCTGCGGCAAGTCCGAGCCGCCCAAGCCCGATGACGATCCCAAGGTCAGCGGCAACACCATCCAGTTCCCGGCCAGCGTGAAATCGCTGCCCGGCATCACCGGCGAACCCGCCAGGTCCGGCGGCGAACGCATGCTGAACCTGCCGGGCCGGCTGGTGTGGAACGAGGACAAGACCGTGCGCGTGTCCACGCCCTTTGCCGGCCGCGTGACCGAGGTCCTGGTGCAGCCCGGCGCCACCGTCAAGGCCGGCCAGCCGCTGGCCAGCCTGACTTCGCCGGACTTCGGCGTGGCCCAGGCCGACGCGCGCAAGGCCGCCGCCGACAGCGCGGTCGCGGCCAAGGCGCTGGCGCGCCAGCGCGAGCTGTACGGCGCCGGCGTCATCGCGCAGAAGGAACTGGAACAGTCGCAGGCCGATGCGGCGCGCGCCGCGGCCGACCTGCAGCGCACGCAGGCGGCGCTGCGCCAGTACGGCGCTGCGGCAGGCAGCGACGGCGTGAACCAGCGCTTCGCGCTGCGCAGCCCGATCGACGGCCTGGTGGTCGAGCGCAACATCAACCAGGGCATGGAGCTGCGCCCCGACCAGCCGCCAGCCGCGCCGCTGTTCCTGATCACCGACCCGACCACGCTGTGGGCGCAGGTCGATGCGGCGGAATCCGACCTCAGCCTGTTCCGCGACGGCGTCATCGTGCAGGTAGTCACCGCCGCCTACCCCGGCGAAACCTTCACCGGCACCGTGGTCAAGATCGCCGACTATGTCGACCCGACCGCGCGCAGCATCAAGGTCCGGCTGAGCGTGCCCAATCCCGGACGCCGCCTGAAGGCCGAGATGTTCGTTACGGCGCGCATGCCCGCGGCATCGTTCGAAGGCATCGCGGTGCCTTCCAAGGCCGTGTTCCTGGCCGACAACCGCAACTATGTCTTCGTGCGCACCGCCCCCAACACCTTCGAGCGCCGCCAGGTGCGCGTGGGCGTGACCATGCCCGGCACTACCGAATTGCTGGAAGGCGTGAAGGAAGCCGAGACCGTGGTGACCGAGGGCAACCTGTACCTGCAGGACATCCTGCGCGATGCCACCGCCCTGAACGCGGCAAGTGCGGCGCGTGCGGCCGACAAGAAGTGA
- a CDS encoding acyl-CoA dehydrogenase family protein, with the protein MQRLIFEAEHDAFRESARRFYQREVGPHGERWREQGCVDREVFRKAGEQGYLLMWADEKYGGAGVDDFRYEQILIEENARHGDSGFFGTLHSRLVAPYVGRIGNEEQRLRLLPAAARGEAIFAIAMTEPQTGSDLAGIRTRAEDRGDHWVLNGAKTYISNGQLADYVVVVARTDPERSHGLTLFIVERGMPGFERGRKLRKMGLHSQDTSELFFDNVKVPKANVLGEPGQAFRYLTRHLAEERLIGACGYMASAQVAFDLTLDYVKERKAFGRPIGTFQNSRFKLAELRAQLDAIQTFVDQCVLQHNAGTLTVETAASAKLLTSELQGRVVDEGVQLHGGAGYMEEYRICRMYSDARISRIYAGSSEIMKEIIGRSLGLDDRVKA; encoded by the coding sequence ATGCAACGCCTGATCTTCGAAGCCGAACACGACGCCTTCCGCGAATCCGCCCGCCGCTTCTACCAGCGCGAGGTCGGGCCGCACGGCGAGCGCTGGCGCGAGCAGGGCTGCGTCGACCGCGAGGTGTTCCGCAAGGCCGGCGAGCAGGGCTACCTGCTGATGTGGGCCGACGAGAAATACGGCGGCGCCGGCGTCGATGATTTCCGCTATGAGCAGATCCTGATCGAGGAAAACGCGCGCCATGGCGACTCCGGCTTCTTCGGCACGCTGCATTCGCGCCTGGTGGCGCCGTATGTCGGCCGCATCGGCAATGAAGAGCAGCGCCTGCGCCTGCTGCCGGCCGCGGCGCGCGGCGAGGCCATCTTCGCCATCGCCATGACCGAGCCGCAGACCGGTTCCGACCTGGCCGGCATCCGCACCCGGGCCGAGGACCGCGGCGACCACTGGGTGCTGAACGGCGCCAAGACCTATATCTCCAACGGCCAGCTGGCCGACTACGTGGTGGTGGTGGCGCGCACCGATCCCGAGCGCAGCCACGGCCTGACCCTGTTTATCGTCGAGCGCGGCATGCCGGGCTTCGAGCGCGGCCGCAAGCTGCGCAAGATGGGGCTGCATTCGCAGGACACCTCCGAGTTGTTCTTCGACAACGTCAAGGTGCCCAAGGCCAATGTGCTCGGCGAACCGGGCCAGGCCTTCCGCTACCTGACCCGGCACCTGGCCGAGGAACGGCTGATCGGCGCCTGCGGCTACATGGCGTCCGCGCAGGTGGCGTTCGACCTGACGCTCGACTACGTCAAGGAGCGCAAGGCCTTCGGCCGGCCGATCGGCACCTTCCAGAACTCGCGCTTCAAGCTGGCCGAGCTGCGCGCCCAGCTCGACGCCATCCAGACCTTCGTCGACCAGTGCGTGCTGCAGCACAACGCGGGCACGCTGACGGTGGAGACGGCGGCGTCGGCCAAGCTCCTGACTTCCGAGCTGCAGGGCCGCGTGGTGGACGAGGGCGTGCAGCTGCACGGCGGGGCCGGCTATATGGAGGAGTACCGCATCTGCCGGATGTATTCAGATGCCCGGATCTCGCGCATCTACGCCGGCAGCAGCGAAATCATGAAAGAGATCATCGGACGCAGCCTCGGGCTGGACGATCGCGTCAAGGCATAG
- the bcsR gene encoding BcsR/BcsP family cellulose biosynthesis protein, with amino-acid sequence MKPANARGLPLARSDIDVLGNEVDGFDPRRYFDHQELRAAQAAARRWPLLASLLGYEAPAPQRES; translated from the coding sequence ATGAAGCCGGCCAACGCACGCGGGCTGCCGCTGGCACGCAGCGACATCGACGTCCTCGGCAACGAGGTCGACGGTTTTGACCCACGCCGCTATTTCGACCATCAGGAACTGCGCGCCGCACAGGCGGCTGCGCGGCGCTGGCCGCTGCTGGCAAGCCTGCTGGGCTATGAAGCGCCAGCGCCGCAGCGCGAGAGCTAG
- a CDS encoding TolC family protein: protein MPVVFTRAAAGTLLLLGALARPAASIAAEPQPSADTADAAAPCTPPPAGATLTLAQVRLDALRCNRTIIAARRGVEASQADVQIASQRPNPVLSLGVENINPHAGVGSGNLRSKTVDSKLRVDQLVETANKGNLRVDAARKASAAAGEVVQAVVAQQTAAVEQAFFEALVSQERVAVLRETLGLYERTRQASETRLRAGDVARADVNKLQLDVLRSQNDMRQAMTDHYSDKAALAQAMGVPGTLSDNRLVADWPALDTPAPQPDPYLLERRPDVTAAEARLAAAAASRDLARAGRVPDVTIGAQAEHYPVSPTNSYGTGNSFGVFLTIPLFVRHRNGGEARRAEVDYYAALDDRNRVMLEAGNEIDRLRSQLETARQSLRQMRDEVLPAAESVAGSAEFAYNKGATGVLDLLDARRALRQTRLDAVEAQGAYAKALSAYRAALQTTTTTGEPVASQARP from the coding sequence GTGCCTGTTGTCTTTACCCGTGCCGCCGCGGGAACCCTGCTCCTGCTGGGTGCTCTCGCCAGACCCGCGGCCAGCATTGCCGCCGAACCCCAGCCTTCGGCGGATACCGCCGATGCCGCCGCTCCCTGCACGCCACCGCCCGCCGGCGCCACGCTGACGCTGGCCCAGGTGCGCCTGGACGCGCTGCGCTGCAACCGCACCATCATCGCCGCGCGGCGCGGCGTGGAAGCCAGCCAGGCCGATGTGCAGATTGCATCGCAGCGGCCCAACCCGGTGCTGAGCCTGGGGGTCGAGAACATCAATCCGCACGCCGGCGTTGGCTCCGGCAACCTGCGCAGCAAGACGGTGGACTCCAAGCTGCGCGTCGACCAGCTCGTCGAAACCGCCAACAAGGGCAACCTGCGCGTGGACGCCGCGCGCAAGGCCAGCGCCGCGGCGGGCGAAGTGGTGCAGGCCGTGGTGGCGCAGCAGACCGCCGCGGTCGAGCAGGCCTTCTTCGAGGCGCTGGTCAGCCAGGAACGCGTGGCGGTGCTCCGGGAAACGCTGGGTTTGTACGAGCGCACCCGCCAGGCCAGCGAAACGCGCCTGAGGGCGGGCGACGTGGCGCGCGCCGACGTGAACAAGCTGCAGCTCGACGTCCTGCGCTCGCAGAACGACATGCGCCAGGCCATGACCGACCACTACAGCGACAAGGCCGCGCTGGCGCAGGCGATGGGGGTTCCGGGCACGCTGTCGGATAACCGGCTGGTCGCCGACTGGCCGGCGCTCGATACGCCGGCGCCGCAACCTGATCCCTACCTGCTCGAGCGCCGCCCCGACGTGACCGCCGCCGAGGCGCGGCTGGCAGCGGCCGCCGCCTCGCGCGACCTGGCCCGCGCGGGACGCGTGCCCGACGTGACCATTGGGGCGCAGGCCGAGCACTATCCGGTCTCCCCCACCAATTCGTATGGCACCGGCAACAGCTTCGGCGTGTTCCTGACGATCCCGCTGTTCGTGCGCCATCGCAACGGCGGCGAGGCACGCCGCGCCGAAGTCGACTACTACGCCGCGCTGGACGACCGCAACCGCGTGATGCTGGAGGCCGGCAACGAAATCGACCGGCTGCGCAGCCAGCTCGAAACCGCGCGCCAGTCGCTGCGCCAGATGCGCGACGAGGTGCTGCCCGCCGCCGAAAGCGTCGCCGGCAGCGCCGAGTTCGCCTACAACAAGGGCGCCACCGGCGTGCTCGACCTGCTCGACGCGCGCCGCGCGCTGCGCCAGACCCGGCTCGACGCGGTCGAAGCGCAGGGCGCGTACGCCAAGGCGCTGTCGGCCTACCGCGCCGCGTTGCAGACCACTACCACCACGGGCGAGCCCGTGGCCTCGCAGGCACGTCCCTGA
- a CDS encoding acyl-CoA thioesterase: protein MLMRDVIPQVLNHATAMPEPGSLDAGGHKTFHHAIDIYLKDSNAFMNTYFARYFEWQGICRERWFHECIHDNLLAAGGVFVTKRAHQEYVEETFPFQRVDCYLNTFQVRQCSAYLLFRFCVGGKPVSLGYQQIVFADRQKRITRFPAGIIERVKEYELAMPRFAS, encoded by the coding sequence ATGTTGATGCGAGACGTGATCCCCCAAGTCCTGAACCACGCGACGGCCATGCCGGAGCCAGGCTCGCTCGATGCGGGCGGACACAAGACGTTCCACCATGCAATCGACATCTACCTCAAGGATTCCAATGCCTTCATGAATACTTACTTCGCCCGCTATTTCGAATGGCAGGGTATCTGCCGCGAGCGGTGGTTCCATGAATGCATCCACGACAACCTGCTGGCCGCGGGCGGCGTCTTCGTGACCAAGCGCGCGCACCAGGAGTATGTCGAGGAAACCTTCCCGTTCCAGCGCGTGGACTGCTACCTGAACACCTTCCAGGTGCGCCAGTGCTCGGCCTACCTGCTGTTCCGCTTCTGCGTCGGCGGCAAGCCGGTGTCGCTGGGGTACCAGCAGATCGTGTTTGCCGACCGGCAGAAGCGCATCACGCGCTTCCCGGCGGGCATCATCGAACGGGTGAAGGAATATGAGCTGGCGATGCCCAGGTTCGCCAGCTGA